GCGCGTCACTGGTATATCCGGCGGCAATTTGGGATATTGCGGAAGAATTGTCTTGATGAAAGGTAGATCCCAGGAGGTAATCGAGCTGTCCCTTACCGATTGGACGGCTGTAGGTGAGTTGTGGTTCCGCAATCCACGAATTGATCTTATCGGTCGCAAAGAGGTTATTTCGCATATTATTGAATGTCGAATAGGCCGGTGGGTATGCGCTCAATGGATAGATCGTGGTTTGGTTGAGCTCGATGGACTTGAAACCTAAATTTCCCTTTATGCGTAGGCCGGGGATGATTTCATAGCTGAGGTTGAGATTGGCCAGGAGGTTGGAGGTGGTTGAGGTGGCTTGTTCATTGAGAACAGCATAAGGATTGTTCCATGTTCCATTTTCCCAGTTGAGACTGCCGTCTTTATTGTAGAGTGTCGGGGCATCGGGAGCAAGAAGGATTTGTGATGCCAGGTCCGATGCAGGCAGCTTGTCGTTATCTTTCAAATAGAAGGCGGTAACAGCGGCATTGAGCTTATTGTCGGTGGAGCGGTGGGTGATACTAAGGTTGGCGGATACCTTTTGGTCTGAGAAACTACCCGGATAAACCGTGGATTGATTGGCGTATGTTCCGTTGATAGAGAATTGCGTTCCCGAATTTCCGCCAGAGAGAGAGGCATTGACGGTGGTGTTGGTCGCAGTATTACCGATGAGTACTTTTTGCCAGTTGGTGTAGCGGGTTGTATCCCAGGTGCCGTTGATGTCGTAGTCGGAAACTTGCGGTGTCTGGCCATCGTTGTTGAAGGCTTCATGCCTCATCTGGAGATACTGTTGGGTATTGAGCAGCGGGGTGCTGTGGTCAATAGTACTAATGCCATGACTGATGTTTATATTTAGACCGGTTTTGCCTTCTTTTCCCTTTTTGGTGGTGATGAGGATGACCCCGTTCGCTCCCCTCGATCCGTAGATGGCAGTGGCGTCGGCGTCCTTCAGCACTTCGATGCTTTCGATGTCATTTGGGTTGAGCAGGTTGAAAGGGCTTAATCCAGTGACCGGGCCAGCGCCGATGTTGTTGTTGGTCATCGTAATAGAGATGAAGGGCACGCCGTCGACGATGTAAAACGGTTCAGTGCCGCTAGCGATGCTGTTGAGTCCCCTTAACTGGATGGTCATTGAGCTTCCCGGAACGCCGGAGGTTTGGGCGACAAAGAGGCCGGGGACCTGGCCTTCGAGTGCCATGATGGGGTCGGAGAGATGCTGATTTTGGATATCTTCAGATTTTACGACGGAAACGTTGCCGGTGTTGAGGCGGTTGGTAGTTGAGTAGTAGCCCTTTATTACGGTTTCATCCAGCTGCCCAATCTTCTTTTTTAGTTGGAGGAACATTGGTGCATTGGCGGAGGTCGGAAATTCTTTTGTTTCATAGCCGATGCACGAAACGATGAGCCATGTTGGCTCTTTGCCGGAAAGGGAGAATTTACCTCTGGCATCGGCAGCCGTTACCCGGCCGGTACCCTTTAGCTGTATGGAGGCGCCTTCAAGAGGCTGGCCATCTTCATTGACGATAAAGCCGTTGATGATGTGGATGGTATCTATTGGAGCATGTGGAGGAGGTGGAATAACGTTAGCCTTATCCGACGCAGGGGCAATGGTAACAAGAACGACCTGTTTCTGATCAGGATGGATGCTGCAGGCGAGTGATTGATGCGCCAAACAGAGACGCAGGGTCTCGTCCAGGCTTTTCTCTTTCACATCCAGTGTAACAGGCCGGGCATTCTGCAACTGATCGCTCGCGTAGATAAAATGGTACCCGGTTTGTTTGGTGATGGATTGAAAAACGTCATTCAAAGGCGCGTTTCGGACATGCAGCGTGATGGTTTGTCCACTAGCGGTTCCAGCGGTAACCTGAAGGGTAGAGAACAAGATCAGCAACATCGAAATCTTCATAATAAGTAGAGTTTCAAGCAGTAGTCTCATCCATGCTGGATGGACTTTCTCATAAGCAAAGATTTTCATACCTTGTTGTCAATTTGGGTTAATTAATAAGGATGCGTAGAAAACGTCTTAATTCTAAGCCCGAATGTTCGCAGGAAGTGTTGCAAGCGCTTCCTGTTTTTATTTTGGGTTGAACAATGCTAACTAATCTGATAGGCGGGCTTATAGGTTATGAAGGGAACAATGCGCGAGGGATAAAGGGTAATTTAATTGAGGGTGAGTAGAAACACACCCTTTTTATAGGTACAGATCAGACATGAGAATGAGAGTTCTTCGGTTAGTGATGCTAGTTGAGAGCTAAGACTTGGGTTTTAAATCCGGGCTTGCCCGCTCGTCGTGACCAGTTTCGGACAACGAAACGGAGAAAGAACTGGTGGTTGGAGGAAGACACTCTTTTTCGGTACAAACCTGATAGTCAACAGTGCCGGTGAGCTGCACCGTCGCATGACCGCGGAGCCGAACGACTTGCGTAAAGACGACGTTGCCGCTGTACTGATCCTGGGCAATACCAGTTTCCTCGTCCCGATAGTGAAACAACTTCCCCTCTTCTTTTACCGGTCCTTCATAGGTCAGCAAAGGGCTATTTAGAAAATGGAAGGACGTAGCCGTGGGTTTGACCGTCGTTTTTTTGGGTTGCCGCTGCGCGTAAATATGCCAACCTTCATCGAGGGCGGCATGAATGATGAGGCGAAAGACGTCGTTTCCGACTTTATCGACCTGATAGGTCCAGTGGACCGGCTGCGGAGTGTCGCCTGTATGAAAGGCAAGCAGGGCAAGGGCGTTGAGCAAGAATATCCTCATGACTGACTGGTTTTATTCGCGATATTTCCTGATATCCTGATAGCTGCGGGTTATCTTTTTATAGTGACGGTACGGCCTTCGATCTGAAAATGTACTTCGTTTGTCTCTTGCATCATAGCCAGCACCTGGCTGATGGGTGTGTTGCGCGAGATATTGACGGAAAATTTTGTCGCGGGTGCGTCCAGTGAAAAATTCGGGACAATGTCGTACCACCGGCTTAAGGTACGCATGATGGTATGCAGCTCCACATTATTAAAATCAAAGCCACCCTTAGTCCATGCGGTCACGGCTTCGAGGTCGACCTTTTCGCTGACGGTGAGCGGTGCAGAGCCTCCGGTTCGGGCCTGCTCCCCGGGTGTGAGGAGTCGTTGGTCGCCGGTGGGGGTGAGGACTCTGACCGAACCGTCGATAAGCGTCGTCGCCTCGGTGAGTTCGTCATCGTAGGTCTCTACATTGAACCGGGTGCCGAGCACCTGGATGGCCTGACCAGTGGTATGGACGATAAAAGGATGGCGGCTGTCCTTGCTGATCTCGAAGTAGGCTTCGCCCCGAAGGGATATTTCGCGGCTGGCGCCGGTAAATTGAACCGGGTATTGGATGCTGCTGGCGGAGTTCAACCAAACGGCGGTTCCATCGGGGAGAATGAGGCGGTAGGTATCGCCGCGGCGGGTGGATAATGTATTATAGAGGGTTTGGTGCGGACGGTGGTCGCTAGCGGATTGATAGATCAATGCGCCGGTGGAACTGTTGCTGACTAAAGCATTTCCTTGGGTGGCGATGACCTTGCCGCGGTGCGTGCTGTCGATAATAATCTGCGCTCCGGTAGAAAGCGTCAGCACGGCGTGATAGCCACCGGGAGGGACGTCGTGGACGAGGGCGATAGGTTGTTGGATAACGGGGTGAGGACGATTTATCCGGGCAATGATCCAATAAGAGAGCACGGCCAAGAGCACTGCGGCGGCGACGGAAGCCGCATAACGGAGAATGCGGAGCCGAGCCGGCCGTTGACGGATACCTATTTGGTTCCGGAAACGTTGAAGGCGGGCGGGAGCCAAATCCTGTGCTGTCCGATAGTATTCCAGGAGCCGCTGAAGATAGGCGGCATCTCTGAGTTGCTGAAAGTCGTCACGGGTGAAGAGGACATCGTCCAGGTGGGTTTCCAATTGCGCGATCTTTTCTTCATCCCATTGACCGGTGAGCTTCTCATGAAGAAGAATCTCGGTGATCAGCGCTGCGGCTTCTGATTCATTATTGTCTCTATTCTTCGATGTCTCGTCCATGGGTGGCGTTTTTTTTGCGGGCGTGCTCGCCTTTCAAGTAAAACGGATGATGGTACAAAACGCGGCATTATTTTTCCATTATTTTTTTAAATTAAAATTAGGAATCCTAAATAAAATATTTTAAACGACTATAGGCTCCGATGAGCCCAAAAATTACGTCTGATCAGGAGACCAGACTAGACATAGCAGCTGTGGGGTGTTGCAACAGGTCAGTGTGAAGTATTCCAAGGATCGTCGCTACCATAGCGACGCCAATATTCTCTTCCAGTCGGCCGGCCAGGAATGCCCTGGCGCGGGTAAGGTCTTTTCGGATGGTGGCCTCGGATTTACCCGTTAGATTAGCGATCTCCCGGGTTTCCTTTCCTTCTAATTTGTACAGCACCGCTTTTTTCTGCGCCTTGGGGAGCTTTTCGATAGCAGCATCTAATAAAGCGACAACCTCCACTTCCAGCCATTTCTTTCGCGCATCAAAGGGTTCTTCTTCGGTTTCGATAACTGATCGGTATTCTGCTTCGAACCTTCTTTTTGTCCCCAGGCCCCGGGTGTAGTCGATCACAAGATTATTTACGGAGCGCCGGAGAAACCCTGCCAATGCAGAATCATTGTTGAATTGATATTTTTCCTTTACAGGCCATAAGTTCTCCCAAAATTGGCTGACCAGGTCCTGGGCAATATTCCAGGTATCATTTCGACCGCCAAGTAAACTGTGGGCAAATACGACCATCTGGGGATCGTACTTCTTAAATATCCAGTCAATCGTGGTTCGATCGATCCGGATGACAAGTCCCTGCTCAATATGGCGGTCTGCCTCTTTCATATTGTTTCCCGGTAAACCCGTTGGCTGTTCTTACAATTTCCTCCTTGTCTATTATCGTATCGCTTAATGGATCAAGTCAGCCCTAAATTACCTCTTTTTCTCACCCTTGCCATTGGCCACTGTCGCGATCCGGCAATCGTGCGGTGGTCGACAGCGGCCTTTATAATACAATAATAAGTAAAATAACTTAGGTATTTGTACGTAGAGGTGAGGTTACCCGTTAATGGATGGTGAAAATGCAAGGTATTGTAATTCAATCTGTAGTAATAGGCCGGCTTAAGTTGTGGATATTCTTTGGCCACAGTGCGCAGCTTATGCGGGATTGTTACGTTTTAAGTGGAAAGGCTGGAAAATCAGCGGCTTGCGGGAATAACAATTTTTCTGGATAGCAAGTACAGTGATGTTTGACTAAGGCTCGCGGGTGAAGACTGATTTTGCGAAGTCGTGAAAGGAGGGGGAAAACCAATGGAGCCGGATTATCGGCTTCCGGTCCCGCCTGGCATTCCCAAATTGATTGTTTGTTTACCAAACAATTTAACTGTTGCTGGGTTACCAGCTGAAGAATCAACTGGTCGTTTGTTCTAGCACTATGATGACTATTACCAGAATACGTTTGCTATGCGGTAAAACCTATTTGGAAATAAATAAGACCCGAAAAGAATTCTTTGGGAGCTGCTGCTCCCAGGGTAAGATTGTTTGTGCCGCTTGCCGCCCGGGATACAAATCACTTACTACGAGGATACATAATAACTGCTATCATGAGAATGAGTAACGAAAGGAAATTAAAGACCTTGAGAGTTATTTGGGGCGCTGTTGAAGACGAAACAGGCCTGATCGAGCGATTCAAAGAGGGAAATATGGAAGCAAGGCAGCGAATTTTTGAGCGCTTTTATGCGATGCTTTGCTTTTTTTTGAGCCTGTTAATCGACGAAGACGATGTCATAAAAGAGGAGGTCTGGAAAATATATATTGAACTATTTAAAAAGGCGGCGGAATTTGAAAATCTGGACGAGATCGAAGATTGTCTTTTTGAAAGTGGTCGGAAATTTTGCCGGAACTATTTTGGGAAAATGGGATCGATAACCGGTCAGGCATTGGAAGACAAAATCAATGGGGCGATTATTTTGGCCAAATTGATCAAGCTGCGCTACTGTTGGCAAAGGGGGATCATCACCAGGGAAAGGCGAAAGCGGGATGAGGGGGATCGTTTATTTGCTTTGGCGTTTAGCCCTTAAATCAGAACTTTCTCATATCAGATGACTCCAAAATGGAGCATTCGAATCGCTACTTTTTCTTCTTATTTTTTTTATCAGCCTCATATTGTTCATATACGAGCCTTATTATCGTTAGATCATCTGTTTCTATGAGCGCGGCAATCCTAAAGGTATCTTTATAGGTGAATTCTTCTGGATGTGCTAGTAGCCTGGAAAAAGTCTGGTGGTGCATACCAAGGTCTTTTGCCAGTGTACTTTTAGGCAATGTTTCCGTTATTTCCCTGAAGGTTTTAATATACCCCCCCGAGATTAGATTTTTTACGGTAACATATCGCTTATCCTTGGGCATTTTACAAAGAAAGGGGCAAAGTCTTTAACGTACATGCGACGCGTCATATATTAGCATATATGATGTCAAAAATTGACATTAATAACGTCGCAAAGTGACAAATTTCAAAAAGAGTTCTATATTTGGGGAGAAATATATCTTTGCGAATTGCATAACTGAATTAGTGCTTTCGCTTTTATTCTCGTCATAGAAACGTCGAAATTTCAAAGGAAACGAGAGGTAAAGTGAAGGGCTCACGTTTTGGCGTGGGCCTCTCTCTTATTCGTTTCCGGGCTTTCGACGGCCTCTATGACGGTAAGGAGGGCCTGCGCCTCTTTTTTGGCACTGGCCCATTGTAAATATAACTCAAGAACTGGCTATGTTAACACCAAGTCATATCAAAGGAGGGCTTCCCGACTTTATTCTTGTTGCAGAACTAAAGGGCGACGACGAAGATGCGTACAATGCCTTAGTCATTAAACACCAGGATTTTTCCAATAACCATGCCTTTACATTGACAAAGGATCGAGGACGTGCTTTGACACTTTCCACGCTGGCTTTTCGACACATTTGGAGGTCAAGGCACATGATACCAGATGAATTTATGAGTTGTGTGGCCCCGCCGTTTTGGATTTATATTGCCAAGGTCCTCCATGCCTATTTTGACGTGCTGAAGGATGTGGATTATGATAATCCATTTGGCGAGGATTAAAATCTTGAAAACCAAGGAGTTTAGGTAAGTGGCAGTTCTTCGCGCGGAATGAGGTAAAGCGCAGCATCAACGGCGCAATGGCTATGAAACTTGTTCTCATGGCGCAAGAAGCTATGAAATAAGAACTCCGGGGAGTGGAAGCCAGCCTGTTATGTGGTCTGTAATTACTTCACCCACAACCCCGTTGAACGCATCATATTTATGCCAGGTGCCATTATCTGCATTATAGAGGGCTAGGTATCTAAAACCGTACATGCCGTGCCCCGTATCCTTCATGATGGATATCAGATAGGTTTCTGTTTCTGCGGGTTTCTCTTTTGGGAAAAGCTTCCATTCCATGCGGGTTGTTTTATTAGTTTAGTTATGATTGAATCGTGCCTCATGCTTTTGAAGCGGTTTAATATAAGGATAAAGCAACTCGCCACGGGACGTGATTAACAGTTGGAGAACATACTTGGCTATGGTGTCATAGATCATGTGCTCTATTTTTTCCGACCTGTGGAGCGAATCTTTGTGATCCCCAGGCAGATCAAGTAGTTGCCGGACCAAGTCATGGCTAGCAGGGTCGTCTCCGATGATGTTATTCAGTTTGAGAATTTGGTATAGGTCGTCGAATTGGAGTATTTCTCTGCGGCTTCCTTCGTGATTGTCGCCTAAGATGAGGACCAGGTAGGGAGCGTCCTGACCGATGGGCACACTAACAGTGATTTGATAACCGTTTTTGGCTACGTATTTTATGAGGAGGGGTATATTGATATCCATTCTTTCCGGTGATTACGTCTGGTAAAAAACGATATTCTCCGTGAAAAGTCAACCGTGAAAATACCTTTTTGTTTGGATAGTTCAAAATAGGTGTTTTCACGGGAAAACAAATGGCTATTCATTTGTATTATTGAGTGAATAGGATACCAAAATGAAAAAAATTCTGCTTATCTTCCTAGTACTTTTCTCCGCCTTGTATTCCTTTTCTCAGGCCCCATCGGTAAATAACCTAGTCAACACAAGGCTAGTTGCGCCACCGAAACAAGATACACCAACCCGTGTATACCTGGGTCTTTTTAGACACTATCAAATTCTGCTGGATAGCGCTCGGGATCAACGCAGGGATTCGGAACGTGTTTTTCTTAGACACCCGGAGAATATCCCGGCCAGTCTAAGTACGCTGCTTGATAATTTTACAAAGACTGAAAAGACGTTTCAAGATTCTGTCAACTGGTACAAGTATGCATATGATTCAATCGTTTACGAGCGCGGGAACTTTCGTTTCTGGTTCCCTACTGCGGTACGGGCCTTGCGACCTGCTACCTTTACTAATTACGCTTCGGCGCAAGGCGATTTCAATGTAATTAATCTTGTGCAATTTCAGGCGCAGTCAGGAATAGCAAGCTTATATGCCGAATTATTAGCCACCAATATTGGTCATCTGCGGATAAGTTTCGGATCGCTGATCTCCGCCAATAATGATTCCAGTTTACAACAGCAGACTCTGCAATCGTTCCTTGCTGGAGGTGGAAATGCGGTATTAAACGTATATTACCCAATAGCCTATGTTCGGAAAAACTTTTTCACCTTTCTTTGGGAATATTCACCAAAGATAGGCGGACAGATACCAGGGATGGGCACCTATAATAACAATGTCACTGG
This region of Dinghuibacter silviterrae genomic DNA includes:
- a CDS encoding SusC/RagA family TonB-linked outer membrane protein — encoded protein: MKIFAYEKVHPAWMRLLLETLLIMKISMLLILFSTLQVTAGTASGQTITLHVRNAPLNDVFQSITKQTGYHFIYASDQLQNARPVTLDVKEKSLDETLRLCLAHQSLACSIHPDQKQVVLVTIAPASDKANVIPPPPHAPIDTIHIINGFIVNEDGQPLEGASIQLKGTGRVTAADARGKFSLSGKEPTWLIVSCIGYETKEFPTSANAPMFLQLKKKIGQLDETVIKGYYSTTNRLNTGNVSVVKSEDIQNQHLSDPIMALEGQVPGLFVAQTSGVPGSSMTIQLRGLNSIASGTEPFYIVDGVPFISITMTNNNIGAGPVTGLSPFNLLNPNDIESIEVLKDADATAIYGSRGANGVILITTKKGKEGKTGLNINISHGISTIDHSTPLLNTQQYLQMRHEAFNNDGQTPQVSDYDINGTWDTTRYTNWQKVLIGNTATNTTVNASLSGGNSGTQFSINGTYANQSTVYPGSFSDQKVSANLSITHRSTDNKLNAAVTAFYLKDNDKLPASDLASQILLAPDAPTLYNKDGSLNWENGTWNNPYAVLNEQATSTTSNLLANLNLSYEIIPGLRIKGNLGFKSIELNQTTIYPLSAYPPAYSTFNNMRNNLFATDKINSWIAEPQLTYSRPIGKGQLDYLLGSTFHQDNSSAISQIAAGYTSDAQIPNIAEATYVFVIGNQVTQYNYAALFTRLSYTYQDKYLLNATARRDGSSRFGPDKQFGNFGALGVGWLFFKEKFIATSLPFLSFGKIRGSYGITGNDQIGDYKYLSTYSAFTYPYQGQATIIPTSIANPSFSWELVRKLEFGLELGFIHDRILLTSSYYHNRTGNQLVGYSLPSTTGFTSVEANLPAVVQNTGVEFQLNTINIRTHEITWTTSVNLSIPRNKLVSYPNLAGSSYAYRYQVGKSLFVQPLFHYLDVNSSTGAYEFSSSNGPTSTPSSPQDYQFLAEKTQRWYGGMKNSVRYHGLQLDVYLQFVKQSGDYFPFVSGIEPGILGYGGISNQSTAVLNRWQNSKQTAAFQMFSQNYGSTATTAYFNATQSDRTISNASFVRLRNVSLSYTFPTTIDRRIHFQVLRIFLSGQNLLTITKYIGLDPETQGLTLPPLRTVTFGLQFTL
- a CDS encoding protein-disulfide reductase DsbD domain-containing protein, whose product is MRIFLLNALALLAFHTGDTPQPVHWTYQVDKVGNDVFRLIIHAALDEGWHIYAQRQPKKTTVKPTATSFHFLNSPLLTYEGPVKEEGKLFHYRDEETGIAQDQYSGNVVFTQVVRLRGHATVQLTGTVDYQVCTEKECLPPTTSSFSVSLSETGHDERASPDLKPKS
- a CDS encoding FecR family protein, with the translated sequence MDETSKNRDNNESEAAALITEILLHEKLTGQWDEEKIAQLETHLDDVLFTRDDFQQLRDAAYLQRLLEYYRTAQDLAPARLQRFRNQIGIRQRPARLRILRYAASVAAAVLLAVLSYWIIARINRPHPVIQQPIALVHDVPPGGYHAVLTLSTGAQIIIDSTHRGKVIATQGNALVSNSSTGALIYQSASDHRPHQTLYNTLSTRRGDTYRLILPDGTAVWLNSASSIQYPVQFTGASREISLRGEAYFEISKDSRHPFIVHTTGQAIQVLGTRFNVETYDDELTEATTLIDGSVRVLTPTGDQRLLTPGEQARTGGSAPLTVSEKVDLEAVTAWTKGGFDFNNVELHTIMRTLSRWYDIVPNFSLDAPATKFSVNISRNTPISQVLAMMQETNEVHFQIEGRTVTIKR
- a CDS encoding RNA polymerase sigma factor, producing the protein MKEADRHIEQGLVIRIDRTTIDWIFKKYDPQMVVFAHSLLGGRNDTWNIAQDLVSQFWENLWPVKEKYQFNNDSALAGFLRRSVNNLVIDYTRGLGTKRRFEAEYRSVIETEEEPFDARKKWLEVEVVALLDAAIEKLPKAQKKAVLYKLEGKETREIANLTGKSEATIRKDLTRARAFLAGRLEENIGVAMVATILGILHTDLLQHPTAAMSSLVS